Proteins encoded in a region of the Scatophagus argus isolate fScaArg1 chromosome 1, fScaArg1.pri, whole genome shotgun sequence genome:
- the znf414 gene encoding zinc finger protein 414, whose protein sequence is MSADTAISSADENENGGSKRTPCPLHGCKRVYADVSALEAHIKDHEILAESLPGKVLLCSTAGCSGSFPNMQKLMEHMRHHHKPNIFFLCESCRTKLRSYRGLLSHLHTCSKVPRGKTKPTEPVPTLPAAVTNPNATPIAMDQTPPQLDSVSTSQGLSFQIPNPDGSFPVPQPDSAVPPPLGPPFLSNLDTSAPQLAPQQLAGATLQPQLRNETSDLPLNLVGPTAALDPSDAQGQHQIQIRCSGSAPHSPLGSTAVWKKNQGMACNRRILWEHTKGRYTCVQCGHSVTNRKEMTQHINTQHSSNKPAEDTGSSAANT, encoded by the exons ATGTCTGCAGATACAGCGATCTCGTCCGCAGACGAAAATGAGAACGGAG gtAGCAAGAGGACACCGTGTCCGTTACATGGCTGTAAGCGAGTGTATGCAGACGTGAGCGCTCTGGAAGCCCACATCAAGGACCATGAGATCTTAGCTGAGTCTCTTCCTG GAAAGGTCTTGCTGTGCTCTACTGCTGGCTGCAGTGGTTCCTTTCCCAACATGCAGAAACTGATGGAACACATGAGGCATCATCACAAACCCAACATATTCTTCCT GTGTGAAAGCTGCCGCACAAAGCTGCGATCATATCGTGGCCTCCTGtctcacctgcacacctgttccaAAGTGCCACGGGGTAAAACAAAGCCGACTGAACCTGTGCCCACTCTACCCGCTGCTGTGACTAACCCAAACGCGACCCCCATAGCAATGGACCAGACCCCCCCACAACTCGACTCAGTGTCTACATCCCAGGGACTATCCTTTCAAATACCAAACCCAGACGGTTCCTTTCCTGTTCCTCAGCCAGACTCTGCTGTGCCCCCCCCACTAGGTCCGCCCTTTCTGTCCAACCTGGACACCTCTGCTCCCCAGCTTGCTCCTCAGCAGCTGGCAGGGGCAACTCTCCAGCCTCAGCTCAGGAATGAAACCTCTGATCTTCCACTAAATCTGGTTGGCCCAACAGCAGCTCTGGACCCCTCTGATGCCCAGGGTCAGCACCAGATACAGATCAGGTGTTCTGGATCAGCTCCTCACTCTCCTCTTGGGTCCACTGCTGTCTGGAAGAAAAATCAAG GTATGGCCTGCAACAGACGCATCCTCTGGGAGCACACAAAAGGGCGCTACACATGTGTTCAGTGTGGCCATTCGGTAACCAACCGTAAGGAAATGACTCAACACATCAACACTCAACACAGCAGTAACAAACCTGCAGAAGACACAGGGAGTTCTGCTGCGAACACCTAG